In the Anolis sagrei isolate rAnoSag1 chromosome 1, rAnoSag1.mat, whole genome shotgun sequence genome, ATACAGGCAGAAACAGATATTTTATAAGAAGtaaaaaaaacacctttcccACAACTTACCTCAGATTGCTTTCATCCATACAAAGCATATAATCAAATGTCAGGAAATCATCTTTTGTAACCTGAAATGCAACAAACAGGTTTAATTTTCATGTAATACTAATAAATTGTTAAATAAGAAGTCTCCTGTTACAGTTGTATAATTGAAAGTAGAAATAAGACCCTAAAACAGAAATATTATTAACTCTcatgcattaaaatatttcattgtattcttacttttttttttggaaattatAGGGGATTCAAAAGCAACTGAAACAGATACTAGtttaaaaacaaaagggaaaaatgaaAGTTTTAGGCCTGCTGAAAGCAGTTCTTTGGTTCCAAATGAAAGAATTTTGTGTCTTCAAAAGATATATTTGATTCCTATATAGacagaggaaagaagaagagaaaacacaTATAATAATGCTGAAAGGAAATAAACTGTGAAATTCTATCTGGATACTTAGCATATTGTTTCCAAAAGAACTTTAAAACTTCTGTCCAGACTAATATTCACATTCAATATTATCTTCTGAGGATGACAGAAAGATGACAATCCTCCCAGAGCAGATTTGGGTGAAGGACAATAAGTGGCAGAATCAATCAGAATAGCATATTTCCCTGTGTCACTGATGTAAAGTTTTTGGAGAACAAAAATAAGCCAATTGGATGCAACTTAATATTCATACAGAGTATTTTAGGCCTTGAAAAAGGGATCTATGCATcttttgaaaataattaaaatttatttgTAATTCTGTAAAAGCCAAGATAATAAAAACGATAGAACACTACATCTCTCGGCTCAAGACAGATGGAACTAGCGGAACACTGAAAGGATTGGGCATCCAAACATGCTAACAGCTTTAGGAGAACCAGAATGAAATTAAAATTTGAAAAGCAATTAAAGGAATCCAAAAGATGGTTGTGAATGATgtgttcatattttttaaaaaatattttgaattcttAAACTAATAGTTGCCTTAAAATGATAGTTTACATTCGGCCCTCCACACCCATGAATTCAACCTTCCATGGATTAAATTGAAAGAGCAAAtctttgctattttatattttaccatttaaatattttatattttaccatTTTGCTATGTCACTGTATATACTGAGGCTTCAGAACCTATGTATTTTGATACCCaagggagtcctggaaccaaaccccaattgcatatttatttatttttttaaaagaagttggTATCATCAACCTTTTAATTGTTTCATATTTTAATCATTAACCTTTGTTTGaattgaacagggaccactctccaaccttagtaccaaaagggttacaaatcattttttggtcaaatttagatttggtttggttattttgggtgttgattcagaaaattgcattggatagaccacatcagctcagaacatatggcatccagtagtctgctcgcccacagaaaaccatatttaataagcctcagcactataagagggtttcgcgagatcaGTCACTGTGAGGCCGCATACCATATTGTAGTTCTtgcggatcactggtggtccacagaccataggttgggaagcactgatgTGAAACCATATTGGCTCATGCATtgagagaaagacaggatataaaatgTATAGGCACATAAAAAGCCTGAATGCAAAATACAATAACTTCTTTTTCTGACATGAAAATCACAGGCATAATTTAACTTTAAAAATGTCTAAAGAATTGTGTAGGATGTTTATTTTAATAATCAAGACCATTACGTAAATATCCTATTTCTAGTTTCTCTTTTTCTCAATTCCAATAGCTAGGACAGCACATGCTGACCTATAGATTATGTTCTTTCAGTTGTCAGAAACAGTTTTTAATAATGGTGGGAAGTAAGCAGTGGGTCAtcaagaggattttttttttctgctaaTGGAATACAGGGGCCAAGAGAGCAGGGAACATCATATCTTCATCATATGGAAAGCTAAGCAAAGCATTGTCCAAAAGAtctttccaaaagaaaaaaagttaatcCAGAAAATTTTAATTATGGTCCAAGTGAGGAAAAATATCCACCTAAACTGATGATGTCTGATTCTAGACACACTGTTATGGGACacagaaatcaggcttctcttaaTGGCTTACAAAGGTGCTATAAAATTATTTCAATCTACAGCAGAAAACGTACAGATCATGAACTACAGAAGAGGCCAATTATTTTTGTGACTTATCACAGATCTACCCCTCTGCTCCTCCCAAAAGAAAGATTAACCAATGTAGTATTGAATATTCCAATATTCAATAATTTGGAAACTGGTACACCAAACATAGTTGTTGTTACAAAGGACTGTGGGAAGGGTGGTTAGGGATAAAGCATAACACATGCTCATGGTTTCTGGAAAACAATACAGCAGACACAGTCTACCTGTCGTGCTTTATGGGCCGCTTCAGTGCCATGATTTCTTAGACAGCTTAAAGCCCTTGCATCAGGGGAGCGTCCCACATTCCAGTCAGAAACAGCACCGCTGTCTATCATCCACTGTGGATAAgaacatatgcatacacacatttaAAGGAATATGGATACAGTACCTGCCTAGCAATATGATCCATGGTAATGCCATGCTTCCTCATGCAATTCTGGCCCCGATAATCTGGTGGGCTTCCTATTTCATACGTAGATGTTGCTGCACTGTCTATCCTCCACTAcagaaaaacaaagtaaaatatttacattatgctaaCCAAAAATGGCTTCAGTGGTTAAAAAATGTTTACCTGCTTTTCAATGTTCTCTTCAGCTACAAGTTTTCTAAAGACAGCCTCTGCTATGGGAGATCGGCAAATGTTCCCTgtaaaaatacagattaaattcATGACTCTAAAGTAAAGCATCACCCATAAGTGGTcttaacttaaaaaaaaagagCTGCAGAGAAGGCACATAACCTGCACAGATATTCAAGGAATCTGAAGAAGGGAAATAAGCCTTCACTCTCTTTGGCTCCTAGTTTGGAAATAGCCATAAAACGCTTTTGCTTATTCTTCCATTCAGTTTCCCCATATTACCTGTTCCCTACTCTGTAATGACCTACTTCTGACACATGTCTTGTCCAAGGTGGCAATGCCTCGAACCTCAGTAAGAAATATAAGGAACTAATGGTGCTGTCTTGGCAGGCCACAGTGTACTGAAATGGTGGTATacatacacatagacacacaccATAGCAACTTCAAGGACTCAAAAGAGAAATACAGCAACATCTCTAAGAAAGGGCAGAGATTGGATTCTGTCCACTCTACTTTCCAGCACCACCAATCCTTGGTTTTAAGATGTTCTCAAATCAATATCCCAGGATTAAACACAGAAAGCACACACAAAGAAATTAAAATGGTTTACAGAATGCTATCCCCAAGTACACAATAAGTTGTTTCAGTTACAGTACACTCTCCATATCCATAGAAAATATGTTCCAAGGCCCGCACTGTCCATGGATACCAGAAACTGTGGATTAAAAAACTATATTTTTACTATTTTAGGGTcaaaagcatatcatagaatctcACTGGAGGCTACAAACAGTTCCAGtggcaagttttttttaaagcatgtatACATGAAAATGTAGCAATCAAAACTTTGAATAAGGGGGTCATATCTGTATTTCCATTATATATTCTTAAAAAGAAACTCATCAAGCTACTCATATCATGAAATTATATTAGAGT is a window encoding:
- the ACP1 gene encoding low molecular weight phosphotyrosine protein phosphatase isoform X1 translates to MAAGEARSVLFVCLGNICRSPIAEAVFRKLVAEENIEKQWRIDSAATSTYEIGSPPDYRGQNCMRKHGITMDHIARQVTKDDFLTFDYMLCMDESNLRDLKRKSNQIKNCKSQIELLGSYDPQKQLIIEDPYYGNDEDFETVYQQCLRCCKAFLEKNH
- the ACP1 gene encoding low molecular weight phosphotyrosine protein phosphatase isoform X2 gives rise to the protein MAAGEARSVLFVCLGNICRSPIAEAVFRKLVAEENIEKQWMIDSGAVSDWNVGRSPDARALSCLRNHGTEAAHKARQVTKDDFLTFDYMLCMDESNLRDLKRKSNQIKNCKSQIELLGSYDPQKQLIIEDPYYGNDEDFETVYQQCLRCCKAFLEKNH